Part of the Lolium rigidum isolate FL_2022 chromosome 6, APGP_CSIRO_Lrig_0.1, whole genome shotgun sequence genome, GAGGCATGGCTGCACAGCATTGAGTagtcatagtttattacaaaacTTATAGCAGGAGTGGATCCTATGGCTCTACATTAAAGAAAATAACATGCACATGTACGACAGGGGACCAGTAAGAGACTCATGCCAATGGTCTCTTTCCTGCTACAGAACTGGCCCAGTAAGGCCCATTATCGAACCCTAGTCCGCTAACCCAATCTGAGCCATTTTTCATTTCTAATCTAAGCCGCCCATCTACTTTGCTTATCTCTTTCTCTGACTTCACTTTCACGCACACATGCACAAAAACAATGGCGGCGCTACTAGCTTAGCCCCTTCCCTGCCTCCGCTGCCTCTCCTTCCCCGGAGCAAGCACCACTCTCCTCTACCTCTTTGCTCCTAGATGCCCAGAGTTGCTTCCCTGTTTTCTGTCGGTACGGTTCCATACAGAGCTTAAGCTTGCTTAAGCTTCGATTCCTCTAAGCGGTGCTTTACCGCGTGCTTAgcgcttttttgaaccttgaCTCTGGATAAAATTAAGTAAATGATCTGGGTATTCAGAACACACCCAACATTCTATGACTACTAACTCCTCAATTGGATGGTGAAGCTATGATTGCCTGCTTGGCTGGATATTATTAGAATACTCAACATCTTGAATATTGGATATAATAGATTGATTCTTCTCACTTGGTTGGTTACGAAATACGTAGGATCTTTATGTAATGATTGCATAACCCTTAGATCTTTAGGACTCCTAACagattagggctcctttgatttgtaggatttgtataagaattgtgtaggatttggatcctatgggaaaatttcctacacaagttgtttgattcataggaacatatcctataggattcttgtagggcttgtttgattcatgGGATAGGAAAAGTGGAGGAATAGAAAAAATGGAGGATTGCTATGACCTGCTTCCTTGAATCCTATGAGGAAAAACCTATGGGAATCGGTAAAACTAGTTGTTTGATGGCAGCATAGGAAAGCCGTAGGAAATTTCTATAGAGATTGAGTGCATAGCATAGTTGCCGTAGACACATAGGAATTTTTCCAAGAGATCTAACCTCTTGTTAGAAATCCTATAGGATTGTAGTATAGCAAAGCAATCCATAGGAATTTTGGAGGttcaatcctttgaatcaaacgggCCCTATAGGAAAAATATTCCTATGGTTAAAAATCCAACAAGATTCCTAcgaaaatcctttgaatcaaacaagcctgtagtgtaaatcctataggaaaacagcattaggtcatacctcatggaaaattattttgttacaatcaaacacacttcatcttccCATAGGATTCCAGTAGGCATGACATCCcaatcctatgcttttcctatcttatgaatcaaaggagccctatatGTATTTATCCTTTATTTTCTAGTACTATTCCCTAAAGGACTCATAATCTTTCTCTGTTTGTACTTCCCACTGGTAGTCCACAACAGGTGAAAGATTTATCCTTTATACTCTCTTTGTAAGTATCTGGGagttactttttttttctcggtGTATCTCCTCCCTGTTGTCTTCTGTTTCCAAATTTTGGCATTCTTAATGTCATGATTTTCGTCAGGTATAATCTCCCTTCCAATGGGAGATTTTGAGCGGGCaccctttttttggtttgtactACAAGGCCTCATTAATGACCTTTTTTCTTCTACTTTTCACTAATCCCGAGGATATCATTCAATTGATTACCCTAAATAGTGTAATTTGTATTCCAACACTTTGTGGGATAGTTTTTCTGTGAAaaaaatttctcttttttattgCTTGATAAGGCGTCAATTATCGGGTTGTAGAGTAGCCAGAGTAGCAAATTGCTTTCCTATGCAATGCTTATGATTCTGCAGTGTGCACCATCAAGTCCTTTATTGAAAATTTAGTGCAACGACCTGTTTGTTTTTGCTGTCTGATTTCCATGTGACAGTCAAACTTTCACAACTGAGTTATATCACACTTTTCCTCCCTAAAGGTCACATTCCAGGACTATATGTAATGCTTTGGGCCAGTCATATTGATCTCAGAACCGTCTTTGGTTCTTCTTGCTTCATGTATAATCTTTCCAATTGTTACTATGTGCTACTGGAAGCtatttatttatgcattttatgtaAATCTCGTACTACACAACTTATCAAGGTAAGCATAACTCATAATTGACTGGGAAGCAAACAAAGCTACCTCCTATATACCATCTAACAGAGCCGAATACCCTTTTTGATTCGTGAAAGCTCACATGTTCTTATTAGGCATAAACCAAATTTGCTTTTGCATTAAATCATTTTATTTCGATGTTGCAGATGAATTTAAGCCAGCATCCATTGATAAGACTCAAGCTGGCTCTCTGCAGAAAAATAAAGATAATCGGGTAACTGTAGAATTTCATAACAATCTGCCTGGCAAGCCAAAGGTAACATTTGAAGGAAACCAAGAAGAGTATAAGGATAATGATGGTGTCTTGTTTTTCGACGGTGAGACCTTTCGCTTGGAGCGATTGCATCGAGCTGTCAAGAGATTAAGACATGTCCGTGTTCCGGGAGAGTCTGCAACAACTTCCATGGCAGCTACAACTAATGGAATGGGTGAATCTCATTCTCCTCCATCAGCGAAAGGTGTCAAGTTGCCTGTGATGAACAAGCCTTCTATGCACTCAGTTCCGGTAAGTTAGGTTAGCGTGTTACACGCCCTAGCTAAATGTAGGTAAATGTTTGATCATTTGTTCATTTTTAGGCCATGGGACGAAGAGGAAATGAAATAACAGCTTATTTTTAAACATCCACATAATAAAGCCATTATATGTTTGCCGGAGTTTGCTGTCAccattgatgcttcatctctatgTACTTAGTATTAAGTAGGTACATCGCCAGGGAAAGTCACACTTTTGCTTAAGTTCAATCCTAATCAGTTCAAAAGGCATGGTTTGTAGCATGGTTTTTAAGGCGGTAAGGCGTAGCGCTCTGGGACCTGTTCATCATTTAAGCACTAAGGTCTGACTTCTTGTTTTGCGAAAGCCCAAGGCCAAGAGAGAGAGTAGAGATCCCGCCAATGCAACCCTTGTTTCTGTTATAAGTCCCTCTCTTTCACGCACACAGGTAAGCCACTGGATAGAATTTTAATGCTGCTCATAACTGCAGCTAATACACTGCTTTGGGAGGTTGGTTTGAGGTCAGTCGGGTTGCACAACAAACCTGACAGCCTGCAGCTTGCTATCGCTTACTTGGTAAGGTGTGTATGAACTATAGCTAGTGTTCACACCTCACGTGGACGCTATGCTTATGCAGGATTACAAAAGAAACTCTTGTTCTTCAGACTTTGTGCCTAAAACTTATCTATCAGTTTTTCATGGTAGCGATTCATGATGGAGGGGTGTGCAAGTATATTGTGCATGTGTGGTTTTTTGCATACTGTGTCTACGCAGGTTGGGAGTAGTGCACTGGCTGTCTTCCTACAGCAATTGCATTCGATCTTGTGGATAGGTTGGCTGATTCACAAGTACCACTCAGCGGAGTAGGTAATAGGGTCCCATATCAGTAGGTGAATGGTGCATAGACTAGGTGCTGCCTGAATATGGTATCTCTGTTGCGGTCAGTTCTTTTGCTCAAAGCTAATTACTGTTTCTCAGTCACCCGTTTCTTTCCTGTTCCTGTGTTCTTCTGCTGTTTTTCAATCCTCTGTTTTACACCTCGATTCCTTTTTCCTTCCCGTTCTTTCCGGATGTGTTCTCTATTGCTAGTGCAACAGTTATTCCCAGCCTCTTATCAGTTACCACTCCAGTGCAACAGTGATTCACAAAACTGTTGCTGCTGCTTCTGCTCATCGTCGTGACATTTCGCTCTCGCCCTCCAACAATGCCATCCTCCTGTATTGTCTATCGTGCATAGATCCCCCTTTCTCTGGAGATGTGCATCATAGTACCGTGCCAGTTCACCTGACTAAGTTTATTTTCAAACTGCATGAAGTGGCAAGTGCACCTGCACAATATATATGACACAATATCGCATTGTGACTAGATTTATTTACAAGTACGCATCAGTTCTTGCCCTAAAGTCATAGTTAAAATTGTCAGATGACATCGATATGGTTATACAAATATTATATGGAATCTTTGCCAACCTTCATGATTTGATGTTGTACAATCAGTCTAATGTTTGGTATTGCAAGAGGCACTTTTATCTAACCGTGATTCTGAATATCCTGCAGGTTGAGGTTGAGCGCATTGAGATTGGTGAACCTGAAAATCCAGGTAACTTGACACCAATGTGCTTTCTTTTCTTTAATCTGCTTCTTCTTGTATATGTCATGAGGTAGCAAACAAGTCATTTCGTGTATTTCACTGCTTTGACTCTAGAAAATTTTCTGAGCATTTTTTCTAGGATTATAATCCTTAGCGGTTAAATTTGAACGGAGTTAAATATCTCACACATTGTGATTCGCAGTCCTGTTTTTCAGGTGTTACTTTGCTCAGATAGACATTCACCTTTTTTTGGGGTCCTACTTACATTTGGAACTTGCTTGGCTGTAAAATTTTGTTTCATATTCTCCTATcgtccagtggcggagccagcatGTAACCATAGAGTTCACATGAACCCAATGCCCCAATGAAATTAGCTTAACATCTTTACAATCACTACATATTTACTACCTATATCTACTTAGAACCTAGTTTTAAAAAGCAAGTGAACCCAATAAAAAGATGCTGTAGCTCTGCCTCTGTTATTGTCCCTGAAATGTTTTGGTATAACGAGAAGAACCATGTCAGGGCCGAACAGTTGTGCATAAGAATGGATAAGTATCATCCGTTTCAAAAGCCGAATTTGCGCTTGAGGGATATTCACATAGTTATTGCTTGCTGGCTGCATGATATTTCCCAACCTTGCTAGCTTTTGTATTCTTATGGTGGTTTTGAAGAGGGAGAGAGACGGCTCTCATCCTAAGCGAGGCCTCACAGGCTTTTGTTCCTTGCTTTTTATCTCAAAGAGTGGGCATGCTAGCCCATTATATGCAGAAACCACTCTTGGCTTGTTCAACAACTGTATTCAAACTCAAAACTCTCGATCCTAACCTAACTTATGGTATATCAACTATAACACTACTAAGAGATAGCTAGCTCCTGTTTCAATGGTGCCTTATGGGTTGATCCTTCACCCATAGCCTCACAGATGCTACCAGCTAGCCATGGTTGCAGGCTTTCTGTGTTTCTTAGGATATGCTGAACTTCTTGGTTTCTGTGACAAGATTGTAATATATGCTCATCTGCTTCCTTGCCCATGACAGAACCAAGAAGCAACAACAGGAGCTCTACATATCAACCAGTCACCGCAGACCCATTTTCCTTTTCACCTGATCCAAATGACCAAGATGAAAACCTAGATATACTTGGTGATGATGACAATGGCTCACCCAATAATATGGCCACAGCACAAGGGACATCTTATCGCGGTTTTGACATCAACTTACCAAATCAGCTCGACATGGATGATGAGGTCGCTGATGTAGATGTAAATGATGAAGCTGACGAGGGACTTAATGCAGCTGAGGCCCTGCGGGCTCAAGTCAATGCAGAAGGCCAGCAGGTGGAGCACGCCACCTCTAGCTCTAGCGGGAgtgggagcagcagcagcagcagtgggaGTGGGAGCGGAAGTGGGAGCAGCAGTAGTGATAGTGACGGCAGCGATGGCGATTCAGCCAGCTCGGGAGGGGATGTTGATATATAAGTTTCAGGCTGCCGAACTTACTTGCTGTGTATGGTTCGCAGTTTTTACAGCATTATAAAATGAGCTGCTAGTTGATGCTTCACTAAGATGATACTACTAGTAACGATAACTAAATCAGAATTGTACTACAGCTGTTGTGAACAACTATGCTATAATTTATCTGTAACCTCAATGTGTAGTTTATTCTTTATCATACAATGCATCTGAAAATTCACATGTATAACAAATGAGATGAGTCATATACACGTTGAGTCCCACAACTTGTTTTTATGTGCAAATTAGTTCCACAACTTGCAAAGCGAGACCACTAAGTTGTACCGAGGGAGCAAATAGGTCCAAATTAGTAAAATTTTCTTAGGCTTATGTGACCATGATTCTACCTTATAGGTGGGACCCACCTATCAGTGGTAGAAGAAACCATTAAAATTAGAACCTGGTTGGCGGGGACTTGGACTCTGGATCTTCTTAGGCAAATGTGACAATGGTTCTACCTTATTGGTGGTCCCACCTGTCAATGGTTCTAATTTATATGTTGATGAGTGCGTGATGGGGAGACAAAAGTTACCCATCTTTAGATCTCACAGACGGTGGATCTTCTTAGACTCTACTGCTGCTATAAATCACTATAAGAAATCACTATAAGAGTAACATGTGTGTGGTTATAATGATAAGATTGTGATGTCCCAAGGGTTTCCAGCATCCAGATTATAGAGGTGGCTATAAATCACAAGGAATTAgagcatctcccccccccccccccccctccccggttccgatagcattttggggatcggcagcgaaaatgggctcgcaccggtgcgccccaaacgacgccggccaattttggaacccaatagaatcgccggcaaccccatgCCGACCCCTTCGTCAAGGGTGCGAATCGGGCACGCCGGCACCTCGCGACACGTCTGAAAACgagcgtgggctccgcctggcagccacACACACCGATTTCCCCCTCCTacacacgcccgagccgactcccaccactctagatcgccaccgtcgccgctgcgccccctgcttgcaatagacaccgccgactgtctaggaaccaccgtccatcgacacggccaccaccccctcgaccggcggccgctgtttcgcccggaacagagctcgccgccatcgcgatagtatcgccccgcccgcaaggtgttcgtccgattTCCGCGACGGACAGCCGATGGCGAGATGATGGTGCAgttgttcacggaggagcagaacgctcaggctgtttggcggcaacagcagcagctgattctgacgaacatgctgcgcgttcgccagcctttcttcgtcatgcctcggcgcggcggctcaaagccatgcaagaggaggaacatcaaccggcatcgtgaAGCCGGCGTAATGTTgattgacgccgactacttcaacgacgacgcgactcattcgccgaaggaatttcggcgccggtttaggatgaacaaggagctgttcttgaagattgtccacgacgtcagggagtacgacaagtacttcatggccaagaaatattgcacaggtttgtggggcttcacctcaattcagaaatGCACTAttgcaatgcgctgtcttgcgTACGgagctcctccacatacaaccaatgactacctacggatgaCATAGTCGACATGTACAGAGACTCTACAGGTTCTAccgagccgtcatagcggtgtttgctaaagactatttgagagcaccaagagaagatgatacagctcggatcctgcaaAAGAATGCAACGAGaggttttcctgggatgctccgaagcattgactgtatgcattggggctggaagaattgcccttttgcttgcaggggatctacaaggggcatactggtgagtgcagtgtcattcttgaggcagtggcagaccatgagctttagatttggcatggcaggaacaaacaatgatatcaacatgctgcagcgctctccggtgtttgccaggctagctgaggaacaagctcctgccgtgaactttgaggtaaacggccacacatacaacaaggggtactatctagctgatggtatctacccgacctatgctacatttgtgaagacaattccctctccatcaaacgagatggaagcctattttgcaacatgtcaggaagcagcacgcaaggatgttgagcgtgcttatGGGGTGCTTCAGCAACGTTTCaccattgtcaggtaccctgctctcacttgatCTGAGCCAcacatgtgggaggtgatgaacgcctgtgtgatcatccacaacatgatcattgagagcgagcgcgacgcacctgtgcaggatgatcatccatttgattatcaaggaccactagctgaggtagagcatgtaccccaagaatttgctgcttttcttcatatgcacaatggaattcgagatgcaggtgtccatgcacagctgaaggcggatctagctgcgcatttgtgggtgaggagaggggcagccaacaatgcatgattttatttctatttatttgcctgtatgaataatttaagtactatttgtttgctgggttgtatgaataatttaagtcctatttatttgattgattgtatgaataatttaattctatttgtttgattgattgtatgaataatttaattctatttgtgtgattgtatgaataatttaattctatttgtttgattgattgtatgaataatttaattctatttgtatgattgtatgaataaaatgtgattgatattttgtttcaaaatattgtaaaaaaaataaaaatttgggGGCCGCCGTTTGGGAGGTGTCGGTGTGGGAACAGCGTCCCTAAATGGAGGCCGGTGTCCCCCATACAGCAGTACCGGTGGTCCTGCCGGCGAGTATTTGAggaccgccggtggagatgctcttactaacACCTGTGCAAAGGNNNNNNNNNNNNNNNNNNNNNNNNNNNNNNNNNNNNNNNNNNNNNNNNNNNNNNNNNNNNNNNNNNNNNNNNNNNNNNNNNNNNNNNNNNNNNNNNNNNNttcgcgatgcaccacgtcccgggccaccatacgcgacgttttggccgctttcgtcgggctaggtggcctcaaaaacgagaaaaaaaaagttttgacatgcaccacggagggaccaaaatcgtcggccttggtacaccagcaaccacggcgcgacttcaacttcgtcggccatggcaacttttcttgtagtgactttcagtagctttgtgcaatgtccagaggtgttaagaatgattatgtcacctctgaatatatgaattttcaattatgcactaaccctctaatgagtttgttttgagtttggtgtggaggaagttttcaagggtcgagagaggaggatgatacaatattatcaagaagagtgaaaagtataagcttggggatgcccccgtggttcatccctacatattttaagaagactcaagcatctaagcttggggatgcccaaggcatcccttcttcatcgacaacttatcaggtcacctctactgaaactatatttttattccgtcacatcttatgtgctttacttggagcgtccgtttgtttttatttttgtttttgtttgaataaaatcggatcctagcattctttgtttgggagagagacacgctccgtcgtttcgtatgaacacatatgttcttagctttattcttaatgttcatggcgaaggttgaaactgcttcgttcattgttatatggttggaaacagaaaatgctgcatgtggtaaatggtataatgtcttgaataatttgatacttggcaattgttgtgctcatatagatcatgtttaagctcttgcatcatgtactttgtacccattaatgaagaactacatagaccttgttaaaatctggtttgcatgattagtttctctagagtctagatattttctggttaaggtgtttgaacaacaaggagacgatgtaaagtcttataatgcttgcaatatgttcatatgtaagctttgctacaccattttatacttgagtttgcttcaaacaaccttgctagcctagccttgtattgagaggaattcttctcgtgcatccaaatccttgagccaaaaactatgccaattgtgtccaccatacctacctactacatggtatttctctgccattccaaagtaaattacttgagtgctacctttaaaattctatcctttgtctttgcaatatatagctcatgggaaaatagccttaaaaactattgtggtgaagaatatgtacttatgtatcttatttcttaataagttgcttgttgagcggtaaccatgtttcggggacgccatcaactattacctttgttgaatatcatgtgagttgctatgcatgttcgtcttgtctcgaagtaagggcgattttcatgatcaaatggtctgagtatgcatattgttagagaagaacattgggccgctaactaaagccatgatccatggtggaagtttcagtgtggacaatcaatcctcaatctcttatgagaatttcaactgttgttgaatgcttatgcattaaagaggagcccattatctgttgcctatattgtcccggtatggatgtctaagttgagaataatcaaaagcgagaaatccaatgcgagctttatccttagacctttgtacaggcggcatagaggtacccctttgtgacacttggttgaaacatatgctatgcaatgataatccatgttaatccaagctaattaggacaaggtacgagcactattggtatactatgcatgaggcttgcaacttataggatatcttatacataacacatatgatttgttactaccattgacaaaattgtttctatgttttcaaaatgaaaagctctagcacaaaaatagtaatccatgcttccctctgcgaagggccattcttttactttattgtcgtcgtggggaacagacagatgccataggatggcttaagatggggccgaatggacgctagaggattcgggggagggtttgtgattagatgggatgaacttccggatgctttcctcaagaacttagccaaggctagaggtagaagaagaaagacataaggaaaaactcgctctagatcatcttctttatttatCTCAACAAGTTACTGAGTTTCGAATACAAGGGCTCACATACgtacgtgcccgtgaagagggctaccccctctccttatataagggagagggtggcttacaggggaagaaaccctagaaaccctaat contains:
- the LOC124660678 gene encoding ELL-associated factor 1-like gives rise to the protein MASTNSGEPSSAPQANRWYELRLGSSCSHPSPTAKYCTLRYEFKPASIDKTQAGSLQKNKDNRVTVEFHNNLPGKPKVTFEGNQEEYKDNDGVLFFDGETFRLERLHRAVKRLRHVRVPGESATTSMAATTNGMGESHSPPSAKGVKLPVMNKPSMHSVPVEVERIEIGEPENPEPRSNNRSSTYQPVTADPFSFSPDPNDQDENLDILGDDDNGSPNNMATAQGTSYRGFDINLPNQLDMDDEVADVDVNDEADEGLNAAEALRAQVNAEGQQVEHATSSSSGSGSSSSSSGSGSGSGSSSSDSDGSDGDSASSGGDVDI